Proteins from one Microtus pennsylvanicus isolate mMicPen1 chromosome 7, mMicPen1.hap1, whole genome shotgun sequence genomic window:
- the Mog gene encoding myelin-oligodendrocyte glycoprotein, producing the protein MSGRGDVGPLLWAQLWQCLDGGRAWAVVPPTSSRHAAWEPQPGLTLLPGTLSPETTKMASLWSFSLSSCLLSLLLLLQLSSSYAGQFRVIGPAHPIRALVGDEAELPCRISPGKNATGMEVGWYRPPFSRVVHLYRNGKDQDAEQAPEYRGRTELLKDNISEGKVTLRIQKVRFSDEGGFTCFFRDHSYQEEAAMELKVEDPFYWINPGVLVLIALLPALLLQVSVGVVFLFLQHRLRGKLRAEVENLHRTFDPHFLRVPCWKVTLFVIVPVLGPLVALIICYNWLHRRLAGQFLEELRNPF; encoded by the exons ATGTCTGGCAGGGGTGACGTGGGGCCACTCCTCTGGGCACAGCTGTGGCAAtgcctggatggaggtagggccTGGGCAGTAGTGCCTCCTACATCCTCCCGACATGCAGCCTGGGAGCCTCAGCCTGGCCTAACCCTACTTCCAGGGACTCTGTCCCCAGAAACCACAAAGATGGCCAGCTTGTGGAGCTTTTCTCTGTCTAGCTGCCtcctctccctgctcctcctcctccagctctccTCCAGCTATGCAG GACAGTTCAGAGTGATAGGACCGGCGCATCCCATCCGCGCTTTGGTTGGGGACGAAGCAGAACTGCCGTGCCGCATATCTCCCGGGAAGAATGCCACGGGCATGGAGGTGGGGTGGTACCGCCCTCCGTTCTCTAGAGTGGTTCACCTCTACCGAAACGGCAAAGACCAAGACGCAGAGCAGGCACCTGAATATAGAGGGCGCACAGAACTTCTGAAAGATAACATCAGCGAGGGAAAGGTTACCCTCAGGATCCAGAAGGTGAGGTTTTCGGACGAAGGAGGCTTCACCTGCTTCTTCAGAGACCACTCTTACCAAGAGGAGGCAGCAATGGAGTTGAAAGTGGAAG ATCCCTTCTACTGGATCAACCCTGGGGTCCTGGTGCTGATTGCACTTCTGCCTGCACTCCTCCTGCAGGTCTCCGTGGGTGTCGTCTTCCTCTTTCTGCAGCACAGACTCAGAG gaaaactTCGAGCAGaagttg AGAACCTCCATCGGACTTTTG ATCCTCACTTCCTGAGGGTGCCCTGCTGGAAGGTAACACTGTTTGTTATTGTACCTGTTCTTGGACCCCTGGTTGCCTTGATCATCTGTTACAACTGGCTGCACCGAAGACTAGCAG GACAGTTTCTCGAAGAGCTAA GAAACCCCTTTTGA